From the genome of Mycoplasmopsis bovis PG45:
GATATCAGCATTAATTTTTCTTATAGGCCTAAACTAATGAGCTTTAAGGAGTTTATTAACTTTAAAAAACGAACTAGTTCTAGTAGCAAAAATCTTTCAGAAGACAAAATTTCCCTTGGTTTTGTTGACCTGGATGAACTTTTTAAAAACATAAGTGGTATAGATCCAAACAAACCTATAGTTTTATCAATAGAAACTTCGGATTTTGGAAAACCATCGACGCTACGTAAGTTCAATAGACCACATATTGATATTTGAAGTTGGGAGAGTTATATAAATCAGTGAAATATTTTTATAGATTATCTTCGATTATTAAATCAAAACACTAAAACTATGAACACTCAATTATTGCTTACACCAGACAGTTGAAAATTAAGCAATGTTTCGGAGCAAGATTGAAAAAATTTGCTGCATATAATGCGAGAAAATATATAGTGTTATAAGAAGCTACCATATATATTAAATATAAAATTGAGAATTAACTAGATTAATTCTATTGCTTTTTTATCGGTTTTAGTTTCCAATAGCTATTATTTGAATATGAGGGCAATCCCCTTCCGCTCATAAATTTGCATACTTATTAATAATGTTATAATTATTTTAGTACTATGAATAAGTTGAATAAGTTAATTTTAAGCCCAATATATCTCCCATTTTTTCTGTTTCTGGGCTTTTGAAAATTGTTGATGACAAAGTTAAGTTAAACAAAGATAGCTCTATATCTATTGATGAAAGTGATTATATGCAATTGATTAGAATGTATGTCCCTTACTATAATAAACTAGGGGATCGTGGTAGAGACAGAAGACCTACTAATTACTCGTCTAGCAAATACAATAAAGTTGGAATTGTGGAAGTAAGTGACTTAGATAGCAATTATTTGCTTTCTCAAAATGATCAATTTCAATTTATAAAAACACATTGCGGGCAACATAATAATGAAAATGTATATAATGGCTATGGAGTGTAATGAACATATTGCCGCGCGACACATCCAGCCTTGCAACCATATAAAAAATACATACCACAAATTAAGCAAAAATACTGAGAGCATCTTAAGGAGAATGTATGGCTAGAAAGCTACAGAGATTTGCACTAAGTAAAAAAACCAATGCTGGCTTCTGTCTTGGTGCAATTTTCATGCCAATTCTTTCTTCTATACTAACTGTGTCTTGTGGTGTGTACTATAATACTGATACAGAAAGAAAATTTGAGGAGCGGTTTAAATTCTTTGACTTTAAATTATATGAAGGTAAAATTAATAAAATTCTAAGATGAACTGGAACCTTAGAGAGATTAAGCCATAAATATAAATGATTTGACGCAGATCCTGAATTCAAGAAAAGATTTAAAGATGTCTTTTTCAATTTTGTTAAATTAATTAATAGTTTTACTTATGCAGCAAATAAGGAATATCCAAATATTGAAGATGAATACCTTTCATACCTGATTTACACAATACGCTCTTTTGACTCCTTTTATTCAAATAAAATTCAAAATTCTAAAGTTGTGAAGCAATATAATTCAAAACTAACATATAAGGCTTTAACTCCAGGAAATATTCGATATTTTAGTGGGCTTAAATATATGAATCATCTTTGGAACAACAAGTTTAAAAATGATTCAACTAATTTGAAAAGAAGTGAATTTAAGAATTTATCAGCTTTTTTATCAAAAGATGTTTACGAAAATTCAGTTAAACTTGTGTCTTTTGCAAAGCGTGAGAGAGCTATAATACTTTCTGAATATACAAATGACAACAATGAAGAAACATATAAAACTTATGACTTTCGCCCAAGAAATTATGATCCGTGAAATTCTTATATTGAGAATTATAAATATGCTGAGGATTTGCCTAAAATTAACAACACTGTACTAATAAATAATCACAGAAAATTTGGAATTTTTGACGTTAAAAAAGAAGTGCTTGTTATTAATTCTAAAAAAATAAACGCATTGACATTTAAGTTTAACAAACTTTATAATTTTGATGATATTAGCGTAATGGCCACTTTAAACAAAAATGAATCTCGTGATTTACTTAACTATATAGACATTGATTTTGCTTATAGGCCTAAATTAATGAGCTTTAGGGAATTTTTTGAATTTGTAAAGAAAATAAAATTTAGAAAAAGCAATCTTTTAGAAAGTGAAATTGGAACAGGTTATATAGATCTAGATGAATTGCTAGAACCTGTAAACAAGTTAATGCCAAACAAGTTTAATGTTTTTAAAATAAACACTTATGATTTTGGCAAATTTACACTTGGGAATTTGTATAGCACTGCTACTGGGAATTATGGCCAATGAAACAATAGCAAATATGACAAAAATATTTTTTTAGATTACATCAACTATTTTAAATTAGATCCTAATACAAACAACACTGAATTGTTTATAACCCCTGATAGCTGAGATATAAATGAAATCTCTAAAAAAGATTGAGATGAAATGTTACCTGGTATATTAAAAAGTCTAGAAGGCTTTTTGTCGAAGAATTAAACTATAGTTATAAAACTTATTAATTGTCTAATAACCTTGTTTTATAGGACTTTTTGTGATTATATGTAATATAAAAAAAGTTGAGCAATGCTCAATTTTTTGTTTATAAACATATTAAGATTTTTTAAATGAAAACTGGTCTATATAAGTTTCTACAGAAACAGGGATTAAAATCTCTTTGTTGTTGCTGTCTGAATGATCTTTTAAATCGCCAATGCCTTGCGCAAAAATCGGTAACTTAATATTAAATGAAAGTCTTAGTTTATCACCATCATTATTTATTAATTCTAGTTTTAAGTCAAATATTGATTCAGAACCAATTCGGGTGGAAAAAGGATATAAAAGAAAATTATTACTTAACGAAGCTAAATCACGAACTTTAATTGATTGATTGAAGCCATCTTTGTATGCATTGGAATTGTCAGATATAAAAACATTGAGCTCACTTATAATTCTTTGCTTTAAGAAGTCAGCTTTGTTTTTATCAATATCTTTTAAAATGTTTTGACCTGCTTTGATGCTTTCTTTTGTTGTTTTGGAAAAAATGCTTTTAATAACCTGAAGGTTTTTAAATGACATTGTAGTTAAGAAAAAACCTATTACATTGTTAGCTGGATTTTTCAGATCAGCCTTTTTAAAACCGGCAAAAGAAAAAGTCTTGGTAATTATTGGCTCAGCATTATCCTTTTCTGGATTGTTTTTGATTTCAACTTCTAATTGCAATGTTCCTGCACTATCATCATATCCTGCTGCTATTATTTTGTCAATATATTCTTCCCTTAAGCTTTCATTATATTTGAATAAAGCTTCCTTAGTACCTGGTCCAAATGGAATTGTTTCACTGCTAAAATATTTTCCATTTGCATTTAGTAATGATTCATAGTCTATTGTGTTGTTGTTAACAATACCACTATATGTTTCTTTATTGTCAATATAAAGTAGCATTCTAGCGATTAAAGATGGATAGAGATTCTTTATTCCTTCATCGGGCTCTTTAGCACTAATATAGTTTTCCTTTTTATTCTTATTGTTTATTATTTGTTCTGTTTTTTTAAATCCATGTACTGTAAAGACAAAGTCCTTAGTAACATTTTGCTTTGTGAAGCTAATTGTAAGATTAATTAGCAGACCACTATCAAAGTCATATTTAACAAATTCAGGTTTTATTTTTAATGCATAATTATCTATTAATTGCTTGTCAAAAACGTCTTTAAAAAAGATGTTTTCGCTTTTTTGTATTTCAGCAAAAGCAGTTTTTGGATCATACTTTTTATATGAATAATTTGTTATTTTCAAATTCTTATTTAATGATTGTACATCGCTAAAATCAACGTTTTTAGTATTTGTATTTTCATTATTGTCAGGATCAGTGCGTCCAACATCTGGTCTCCTTGGCTCAAATGTCTCTGACGGGGCAATAAGTTTTTTTGCAGGCGGTTTCTCATTATTTATATTGTTTATTATTTGTTCTGCTTTTTTAAATCCATGTACTGTAAAGACAAAATCCTTAGTAACATTTTGCTTTGTAAAGCTAATTGTAAGATTAATTAGCAGACCACTATCAAAGTCATATTTAACAAATTCAGGTTTTAATTTTAATGCATAATTATCTATTAATTGCTTGTCAAAAACGTCTTTAAAAAAGATGTTTTCGCTTTTTTGTATTTCAGCAAAAGCAGTTTTTGGATCGTACTTTTTATATGAATAATTTGTTATTTTCAAATTCTTATTTAATGATTGTACATCGCTAAAATCATCGTTTTTAGTATTTGTGTTTTCATTATTGTCAGGCTCAGTGCGTTCAACATCTGGTCTCCTTGGCTCAAATGTCTCTGACGGGGCAATAGGTTTTTTTGCAGGCGGTTTCTGATTATTTATATTGTTGTTTTCTTCATTATGACACTTAGCAGCTATAGTGACACTCATTAATGGAATAGTAGATAATAAAATATTTTTCCTTTTCTTCATAATAAACCTCTGACAAAATAATTCTATATTTTTATATAGCATAATCAAAAAATAATTCATTACTTTGACCCAATAATACTGTTTTAAAGCCTTTTTGGAATTATTCAGTTAAATTGATAATGTTTCATAATTACTATGACCTTCAACCTTGATGCCACAAAATTATTTATTTTAATAAATAATCTGCCTTGATGCTTTCTCTAATTTGCTAATAAAAATATAATAAGCTTATGAATGAATTTATAGATTTATACAACACAACTGAACATTCATTTTTAGAATCATTGATCAAGGTTAAAGATCTAGTTAGATTATCGAAAAAAATGGCAAAAAAGCCGTTGTTTTAAGTGATCATAATATCTATTTGCATTAGGTGAATTTTTAAAACAATGCAATATTTATGACATTAAACCAATAATTGAAATGAATTATTCGTGAAATCAAGGTGCTCTATAATGTTTGTAATGAGACCTGATGCATTTGATGCTTATTTTGAAGTTTGCACAGTTGAAAAGGAACAATTCATACCGCCGCTAGTTTACGATGCTACAATGAGATTTATGAATAGTAATATGAACAAAATTGAATATCCTATTGTTGTTCCTGTTGTTAGCTAAAAGATACAATTTATTAAAGTTTGCCTGTTTAGAAATCGAAAAAGTGACAAGATTATTTCTATCACTTTTTTTCCTTTATAAATCTTAGTTTATATTTTAAATATCATAATTAGATACACTAACTTATTCCACTCATAAATTTAAATATCCGCTAATATAATTATAATTTTAGTGGTATGAATAAGTTGAATAAGTTAATTTTAAGCCCAATATATCTCACCCCAATTTTTTCTGTTTCTGGGCTTTTGAAAATTGTTGATGATAAGGTTAAGTTAAACAAAGATAGCTCTATATCTATTGATGAGAGTGATTATAAGCAATTAATTAGAATGTATGTCCCTTACTATAATAAACTAGGGGTTCGTGGTAGAGACAGAAGACCCACTAATTACTCATCTAGCAAATACAATAAAGTTGGAATTGTGGAAGTAAGTGACTTAGATAGCAATTATTTGCTTTCTCAAAATGATCAATTTAAATTTATAAAAACACACTATAGCCAACCTAATAAAAAAAATGATGACAATCATGGATATGCAGTGACATCAATAATTGGTACAGACTTTGGAATTAATCAAAACGCATCAATTTATTACACTTTTTTAAATGATGATGACACTGTTAAGGCTGTCAAGAATTTATATTACAAGTATGACGTAAAACTTATAAATATGAGTCTGGGACCAACAAGTATTTTTGATCTAGTAGGTATAAAGACTAGCAATTCTAATTCACATATATCAAGCAATAAGTATAATGGCGTTGAGACTGAAAGTAAGATGTCAATTGATACTATTTATATATACAGACATTTCTTTCACCTTTTATCAAAGGCTATTTTGTATTTTACATATGAAGATAATAAGAATATTTATAATGTAAGAGCCATCGAGGATCAGTATGCAACTATTGGTAAATTTGCTCTTGAAAATGATATTAAAGTAATTCAATCTAGTGGAAATGATAATGATGAATTACCAAAAATAATAGTTAGCAATGATTTTTTAAACAAACCAGAGTTTATGAAAAATGGAAATTTATCTGCTGACAAAATCTATGAAACATTTAAATTATTCTTTAATTCTGTTATGAGTTTCTCGCAGGAATACTGGCCAGATGAAAATGTTCGATCTTACAACATAAATTTAATAAATAAAATTCAAAGAGTTTTAGATAATGCTATAGGTGGCTTGAATTGAGAATTCAATAAGAAAACTGGTTGATTAAAAACCTTTAATTTCAAAGAATTTGCAGATCTAGAGATGAGAAAGAAGAAATTGTTTAAAGGTTTATCAAATTGACAAAGCCTGCGCTATCATGATGGAATTATTACAGTTGGTTCAGTAAATTGAAAGAATGTTGCAACTGCATTTAGTTCATATGCAAAAGATAATTATGGCACTTATCCGCTTGTTTCTGCTTTTGGTGATACACTCAAGAATGATAGTGAAGAACTAACAAAAAATAATTATTACAGTCGCGATTATTACAAAATTAAAAACTACATTGAATCAACCAAAGATACAAAAGATTTCAGAAATAAAATGTCATACTTATTTGATTTTAATGGTACGAGTAAGGCGGCTCCACTAATAACAGGACTTATATCAAGACTACAAGGCGAATTAAATAAGGAATTATCCATTGCAGATGTCAAGCTGTTACTTACCAGCTCATCTAATTATTCATCCACTAAGGCATGAAAATCAAAAAAAATTAGTTTTGATGAGCTAACTTCTGAATACGAATATTGAAGGTCTAACAGATCTAAAAATAAAACTGGCTTTGGAATCCCTAAATATCATAAAATGAAAAGTATTTTTGAAAGCGGAAATATAAAAAGAATTCGTCCTCATGAACTAGGCAAAGAATTTATAACAAAAAATACTGAAAGGCAATTTTACTATACTGAATATCTGAATGAAAATTGGAGATTTTTAAATCTGACTTTTGTTTGGAGACACAAACAATCTTTTTCAGAGTATTGAAAATTACACATTATAGACAATAATCCATATGTGAGTTGATTTAGAAATAAATGACTACCAGATTTATTAAGCGCAATAAGACACAAGCAATCACAAGATGCTAGTTGAAATATTAATAGAGTGCCTTTTTATTCTATAGATATAGAAGCAGATATAGCAACTATTATGGGTAATTTGTACCCGTCAATAACTTACATTCATAGCACTGAGCCCAACACAAGTGTACAACGTGTATTTAGCTACAGACCATATGATATATCTGCTGAAAATTATGCAATATATATAAGACACTCTGAATTGGAGGCATATTTAAATCTTTACTGAGAATATTTAATTTGAAAAAATAATGTCACATTAAATAATGAATATGACGAAAATAGATCATATTATCGTGCTACTCATCCAGCGTTGCAACCATATAAAAAATACATCTCACAAATCAAGCAAAAATACTGAGAACATCTTAAGGAGAATGTATGGCTAGAAAGCTACAGAGATTTACGTTAAGCAAAAAGGCCAATATTACTTCCTGCCTTGGTGCAATAACCATGCCAGTGCTTTTTTCAATATCAACTATATCATGCGGGGAGTATTATATTAGCTATACTGAAGAAAGTTTTTTAATTCATTTCAAATTGTTTGATTTTAAATTATATGAGAAAAAAATTCTACAGACTTTAGAATCGACTAATACTATTGAAACATTGGGCAGAAAATATGATTCGTTTAATGCAGATTCTGAATTTAAAGATAGATTTAAAGAGGTTTTTTACAACTTTGTTAAATTGATTAATAATTTTACATATGCTGCAAATCAAGAAATTCCAGGGATAGAAAATGAATATATTTCATACCTCATTTACACAATAAACTTATATGATTCGTTTTATTCAAAAGAAATTAATAATTCAAAAGTTGTTAAAGAATACAATCCAAAGCTTGCATATACAGCTTTAACTCCCGGTAGCATTATATACTTTAGTGGTCTTAAATATATGAAGCAACTTTGAGATGAAGAAATTAAAAACAATTTGCCTAGCTTAAAAAACAGCAGTTTTAAGAATTTATCGGCTTTTCTCTCAAAATATGTCTATGATAATTCAGTTAAGCTTGAATCGTTTGTAAAGCGTGAAAAAGCTACGAGGCCACGTACAGTAGTAAATAATGGTCGCAAAAAATACCGTGATATTTATGACTTTTATCCAATAAATTATGTGCCAGAAAGAGTAGAATATATAGAAGAACATAATTATGCTAAAAAATTGCCTGAAAACAATAATGCTACGCTAATAAATAACCATAGAAAATTTGGTATTTTTGATGTCAAAAAAGAATCACTTATTATCGATTCTAAAACAGTAAATGCATTGACATTCAAATTTAACAAACTTTATAACTTAAATGATATTAGTGTGACTGCACACTATAACAAAAATGAATCAGGTAATTTGCTTAACTTTATAGACATTAATTTTGCCTATAGACCTAAATTAATGAGCTTTAAGGAATTTTTTGATTTTGTAAAGAAAATAAAATTTAGAAAAAGCAATCTTTTAGAAAGTGAAATTGGAACAGGTTATATAGACTTAGATAAATTACTACAGCCTGTTGACAAAATATCAGCCGAAAAATTTAGTGTTTTCAATATAAACACTTATGATTTTGGCAAATTTACGCGTGGAAATTTGGCTAGCACTGCTACTGGGAATTATGGTAGCAAACACAACAGTAAATATGACAAAAATGTATTTTTAGATTACATCAACTTGCTAAAACTAGATCCTAAGTCAAAAAACACCGAGTTGTTTATAACTCCTGAGAGCTGAGACATAAATGATATTCATAAAAAAGATTGAGAGCAATTGCTGCCTAATATATTAAAAAGTTTAGAAAAGTCTTAACCATAGTTTTATACAACAACTATAAAACAGTAACTTTAATTATATCCTTGTTTTATAGGTCTTTTGGCATTATGTAATATGCAAAAATTGTGCCCTTGCTCAATTTTTGTCTGTGGTTTTGTTATTTTTCAAACATAAACTGATCAATGTTTGCTTCTACTAAAACAGGAATTAATATTTGTCTGCTGTTTGAATTAGAATAATCCTTTAGATCTCCAATTCCTTGTGAAAAAATTGGCAGCTTAATATTAAATGAAAGCTTTAGTTTGTTTGCGTCGCTATTTGCAAACTCTATTTTTAGATCAAATTTTAAGACTGCATATACAAAATAATTATATTATTGTCTTAATAAGTCTGTTTTATAGGCTTTTTGCCAAAGTTTCATATTTTCAAATCCAAGTAAATTAAGCTAATTTTGTTTTATTCTAATCAGCAAAATTATTTATTTTTAATAAATAATCTGCCTTGATGCTTTCTCTAATTTGCTAATAAAATATAATAAGCATATGAATGAATTTATAGATTTATACAACACAACTGAATATTCATTTTTAGAATCATTGATCAAGGTTAAAGATCTAGTTAGATTATCAAAAGAAAATGGCAAAAAGGCTGTTGTTTTAAGTGATCATAATAATCTGTTTGCATTGGGTGAATTTTTAAAACAATGCAATATTTATGACATCAAACCAATAATTGGAATTGATCTAGATGTTGAAGATTCTAGATTCATTTTACTTGCTAAAAACTATGATGGGTTTAAGTTAATTAATTCCTTGATTTTAAAAAAATCAAGTCAAGAAATAACTATAGATGATATAGTTAATGACAATATTTTTATAATTGACCACCCTTCAAATGGATTATATGCAAAAAATGAACACCACAAACTTAGTGATAATAAAAATTACTATATTTCGTCACCTGATTCATCGTTACCCAACTCAATTTATATAAAAGAAAACAGACTTATTGATATAGAAGATAACGAAACATTAAACATTGTTTTGAAACTAGGAAACAGCAAAGAAGCTAATTATAATTTTAACTATTTTGACGACTATACAACTGATCCTGTTTTTTTGAATAGAATAAATTTTATTGTTGACAACTGCAATGTCATTTTTCCAAAAAAAGAGCTTAAATTAGCATCCTTTTGCAAGACTGATGAGGAAAATTATGAGCTTTTTATAAGTAAAATAAAACAAGGTCTTTTAAAACATAAAAAAGCTTTATCACCCTATAAAACAGTGATTAATGACAGAATAAATTATGAGTGTTCTGTAATTAAAGAGTTAGGTTTTGTAAACTATTTTCTAATAATATCAGATATGATTGAATATGCTGATGCTAATGACATTTCTATAGGCCCAGGTAGAGGTAGCGCATCTGGCTCACTAATTAGTTTTCTGCTTGGAATTACAAAGATAAACCCATTAAAGTACAATCTTTTATTTGAAAGATTTTTGAACGTTGACAAAGTATCATGGCCTGATATTGATATTGATATTCAAGATGATAGACGTGATGAAATTTTTACATATTTGCAAAGTAAATATGGCCATAATAGAGTAGCTGTTATTTCGACTTTTCAAACAATGGGGGTTAAACAAGCTATACGAGATGTAGGCAGAATGCTTGATATTCCACTTGCAGATATTAACAGAATAAGCAAATCTATAAATGCATTTGCAAATTATTCATCAATAGAAGAAGAATTTGCAAAGAACCTTGTCTTTAATAAAGAAGTTTCACTAATTAAAGAGTATGAAAAATTTGTAAATCATGTTTCTAAACTCCAAGGGCTTCCACGTCAATATGGAATTCATGCTGCTGGATTAATAATTTCAGACAAAGACTTAAGTGAATATGTGCCTGTATTTGAAAATGCAAACTCATTCTTGCAAGTTCAAGTGCCAATGGAATTTGTTGAAGACTTTGGCTTATTAAAAATTGATCTATTGGGACTTAAGACTCTAACAGAAATTAAGCACATTGAAAAAAGAATTAGCAAGAATAAGCTTTTTGACGAATTAGTCTATGAAAATGACCTAGAGTTACAAGATCCTATGGCCATAAATCTGCTTAATAATGGCAATACTGAAGGTCTTTTTCAAATAGAATCATCAGGGATGAAAAACACAATCAAAAAGG
Proteins encoded in this window:
- a CDS encoding Mbov_0186 family lipoprotein; this encodes MARKLQRFALSKKTNAGFCLGAIFMPILSSILTVSCGVYYNTDTERKFEERFKFFDFKLYEGKINKILRWTGTLERLSHKYKWFDADPEFKKRFKDVFFNFVKLINSFTYAANKEYPNIEDEYLSYLIYTIRSFDSFYSNKIQNSKVVKQYNSKLTYKALTPGNIRYFSGLKYMNHLWNNKFKNDSTNLKRSEFKNLSAFLSKDVYENSVKLVSFAKRERAIILSEYTNDNNEETYKTYDFRPRNYDPWNSYIENYKYAEDLPKINNTVLINNHRKFGIFDVKKEVLVINSKKINALTFKFNKLYNFDDISVMATLNKNESRDLLNYIDIDFAYRPKLMSFREFFEFVKKIKFRKSNLLESEIGTGYIDLDELLEPVNKLMPNKFNVFKINTYDFGKFTLGNLYSTATGNYGQWNNSKYDKNIFLDYINYFKLDPNTNNTELFITPDSWDINEISKKDWDEMLPGILKSLEGFLSKN
- a CDS encoding S8 family serine peptidase, translating into MNKLNKLILSPIYLTPIFSVSGLLKIVDDKVKLNKDSSISIDESDYKQLIRMYVPYYNKLGVRGRDRRPTNYSSSKYNKVGIVEVSDLDSNYLLSQNDQFKFIKTHYSQPNKKNDDNHGYAVTSIIGTDFGINQNASIYYTFLNDDDTVKAVKNLYYKYDVKLINMSLGPTSIFDLVGIKTSNSNSHISSNKYNGVETESKMSIDTIYIYRHFFHLLSKAILYFTYEDNKNIYNVRAIEDQYATIGKFALENDIKVIQSSGNDNDELPKIIVSNDFLNKPEFMKNGNLSADKIYETFKLFFNSVMSFSQEYWPDENVRSYNINLINKIQRVLDNAIGGLNWEFNKKTGWLKTFNFKEFADLEMRKKKLFKGLSNWQSLRYHDGIITVGSVNWKNVATAFSSYAKDNYGTYPLVSAFGDTLKNDSEELTKNNYYSRDYYKIKNYIESTKDTKDFRNKMSYLFDFNGTSKAAPLITGLISRLQGELNKELSIADVKLLLTSSSNYSSTKAWKSKKISFDELTSEYEYWRSNRSKNKTGFGIPKYHKMKSIFESGNIKRIRPHELGKEFITKNTERQFYYTEYLNENWRFLNLTFVWRHKQSFSEYWKLHIIDNNPYVSWFRNKWLPDLLSAIRHKQSQDASWNINRVPFYSIDIEADIATIMGNLYPSITYIHSTEPNTSVQRVFSYRPYDISAENYAIYIRHSELEAYLNLYWEYLIWKNNVTLNNEYDENRSYYRATHPALQPYKKYISQIKQKYWEHLKENVWLESYRDLR
- a CDS encoding DNA polymerase III subunit alpha, whose amino-acid sequence is MNEFIDLYNTTEYSFLESLIKVKDLVRLSKENGKKAVVLSDHNNLFALGEFLKQCNIYDIKPIIGIDLDVEDSRFILLAKNYDGFKLINSLILKKSSQEITIDDIVNDNIFIIDHPSNGLYAKNEHHKLSDNKNYYISSPDSSLPNSIYIKENRLIDIEDNETLNIVLKLGNSKEANYNFNYFDDYTTDPVFLNRINFIVDNCNVIFPKKELKLASFCKTDEENYELFISKIKQGLLKHKKALSPYKTVINDRINYECSVIKELGFVNYFLIISDMIEYADANDISIGPGRGSASGSLISFLLGITKINPLKYNLLFERFLNVDKVSWPDIDIDIQDDRRDEIFTYLQSKYGHNRVAVISTFQTMGVKQAIRDVGRMLDIPLADINRISKSINAFANYSSIEEEFAKNLVFNKEVSLIKEYEKFVNHVSKLQGLPRQYGIHAAGLIISDKDLSEYVPVFENANSFLQVQVPMEFVEDFGLLKIDLLGLKTLTEIKHIEKRISKNKLFDELVYENDLELQDPMAINLLNNGNTEGLFQIESSGMKNTIKKVGIQNFEDLFAIISLYRPGPKEYIKDYANNRRDPSLIEKIDPTYDEIVAPTHGIIIYQEQIMEIAQAVAKMSFAQADLLRRAISKKNEVELHKYRNTFFKGGLKNNFSLDSLEKIYDKIEKFAQYGFNKSHAVSYAYLTMKMAYYKARYPQVYFSSLISNSYGDQTKIASFVNELKNMNFSVYSPNITHFTNSAIVDNGDIYLPFNMIKGLGTESIRKIALDIKENGEYKDLSIFEILLRLRFAGLKNSIISTLIRANVFRDFGFQYYISGVDLLMQEEYNLLSKGANSFKEILHNLDFEGYKQASENIEMQSMFNLEEESRNEIELLGGVYNAYKTVQYEKKYKYKLADLLKMHGNYNVAIEIVVKKELRDKPYVILEVCDRSLNYTFFVNKNNLSKYRPLNKGDIVEAHIRSNGYKMYLDSWQGIE
- a CDS encoding Mbov_0186 family lipoprotein, which translates into the protein MARKLQRFTLSKKANITSCLGAITMPVLFSISTISCGEYYISYTEESFLIHFKLFDFKLYEKKILQTLESTNTIETLGRKYDSFNADSEFKDRFKEVFYNFVKLINNFTYAANQEIPGIENEYISYLIYTINLYDSFYSKEINNSKVVKEYNPKLAYTALTPGSIIYFSGLKYMKQLWDEEIKNNLPSLKNSSFKNLSAFLSKYVYDNSVKLESFVKREKATRPRTVVNNGRKKYRDIYDFYPINYVPERVEYIEEHNYAKKLPENNNATLINNHRKFGIFDVKKESLIIDSKTVNALTFKFNKLYNLNDISVTAHYNKNESGNLLNFIDINFAYRPKLMSFKEFFDFVKKIKFRKSNLLESEIGTGYIDLDKLLQPVDKISAEKFSVFNINTYDFGKFTRGNLASTATGNYGSKHNSKYDKNVFLDYINLLKLDPKSKNTELFITPESWDINDIHKKDWEQLLPNILKSLEKS
- a CDS encoding LppA family lipoprotein, yielding MKKRKNILLSTIPLMSVTIAAKCHNEENNNINNQKPPAKKPIAPSETFEPRRPDVERTEPDNNENTNTKNDDFSDVQSLNKNLKITNYSYKKYDPKTAFAEIQKSENIFFKDVFDKQLIDNYALKLKPEFVKYDFDSGLLINLTISFTKQNVTKDFVFTVHGFKKAEQIINNINNEKPPAKKLIAPSETFEPRRPDVGRTDPDNNENTNTKNVDFSDVQSLNKNLKITNYSYKKYDPKTAFAEIQKSENIFFKDVFDKQLIDNYALKIKPEFVKYDFDSGLLINLTISFTKQNVTKDFVFTVHGFKKTEQIINNKNKKENYISAKEPDEGIKNLYPSLIARMLLYIDNKETYSGIVNNNTIDYESLLNANGKYFSSETIPFGPGTKEALFKYNESLREEYIDKIIAAGYDDSAGTLQLEVEIKNNPEKDNAEPIITKTFSFAGFKKADLKNPANNVIGFFLTTMSFKNLQVIKSIFSKTTKESIKAGQNILKDIDKNKADFLKQRIISELNVFISDNSNAYKDGFNQSIKVRDLASLSNNFLLYPFSTRIGSESIFDLKLELINNDGDKLRLSFNIKLPIFAQGIGDLKDHSDSNNKEILIPVSVETYIDQFSFKKS